The following proteins are co-located in the Maridesulfovibrio sp. genome:
- a CDS encoding glycosyltransferase yields the protein MPNKTTLEDAVSKYAGTGKRPKNLFKAVVNFLKNEGESEILASWVMQSQLAEGEIMVPEQGNPLVSFVVPCFNHAEYLRECVHSLLKQDFNSFEIIIINDGSTDNTDEVATQLENEFPTQRIRHINQENRGLVRSRNRGCTIAKGKYILPIDADDLIAPTFLSKTVEVLESHPELDYVSSKALFFGHSNLIWPKNDLVPANFFATNQQTCTTLFRKSMWKELGGYDESMTRGYEDWELWIRATKNGHIGIQIDEPLFFYRRKADSMITNSRQKDAEIKEQIVRLHPDIYDASRLKNFENEMHWSNWIPPQLVRADFSISTPNRAEQNADREIEKQLENLKKHILGLMAQIDPRQKTHFLKPDAANVTQDKFASLYKQISTRATKLNAAGQTAQALDVAAILLSLYPLEKHAVLLFMDTLIKNDDFSTCYSVGSLYLSLWNLERHILERMSHSLCGQADIPENKEKALGFLEGATLLAPDYHLAWMKKFEFQIAGKLYRTAERTRKQAADLGIKLPSVKLPDSAKTAGNVKHIWYITNAFGYIGGGVNGVSQAKFMTLGSLLANDDLCNVTMITPLTIALPAGIAEFSRQYHIPREREDASWPDFIATVRTEPQSHLGITDQDEFNGEWLPCRLPEGKPDLIVIEGVRTEPHEFLTGLGLNVDCPRLYMHHNSPYHYSGEITDEGSLPVMLKALEQYTYNVSVSKTVTDEWKALPEQRDKKWFSIVNCIREDEAAEVRSRSVQEVRREIGVPEQEFLILCLASVQHRKGQDILLNQMNEILEELPNARVIFVGPVLPDRGGVDIVEMSKNQPYSHRVHFVGAKENALDYIYACDLLVLPSREEALPLSIMEAMSLGRTCVASDVYGIPEMIVHGETGLMFSLDKQEDLSEHIIRLGKNNKEREEMAAKAEIRYRENFSRKRHAERWREVLREIQALEN from the coding sequence ATGCCAAACAAGACGACTCTCGAAGATGCAGTTTCAAAATATGCAGGAACGGGCAAACGCCCTAAAAACCTTTTTAAAGCTGTTGTCAATTTTCTAAAAAACGAGGGAGAATCCGAAATACTGGCCTCGTGGGTGATGCAGTCCCAACTAGCGGAAGGGGAAATCATGGTCCCTGAGCAAGGAAACCCTTTGGTTTCTTTTGTTGTCCCCTGCTTCAACCATGCAGAATATCTGCGTGAATGCGTTCACAGCCTGCTGAAGCAAGATTTTAACTCTTTTGAAATTATTATCATCAACGATGGCAGCACAGACAATACAGACGAAGTAGCCACCCAGCTTGAAAATGAATTTCCGACCCAACGCATCCGGCATATAAATCAGGAAAACAGAGGTCTGGTTCGTTCAAGAAACAGAGGCTGCACTATTGCCAAGGGCAAATATATACTGCCTATTGATGCGGACGACCTCATTGCCCCCACCTTTCTCAGCAAAACGGTGGAGGTGCTCGAATCACATCCCGAACTCGATTACGTCAGCAGCAAGGCCCTTTTCTTTGGGCATTCAAATTTAATTTGGCCCAAAAATGATCTTGTCCCGGCCAATTTCTTTGCCACCAACCAGCAGACCTGCACTACTCTTTTCCGCAAATCCATGTGGAAAGAACTAGGCGGGTATGACGAGAGCATGACCCGTGGATATGAGGATTGGGAATTATGGATTCGAGCCACTAAAAACGGTCACATCGGTATACAGATAGATGAACCGCTTTTTTTCTACCGCCGCAAGGCGGATTCCATGATCACTAATTCAAGACAAAAAGACGCTGAGATCAAGGAACAAATTGTCCGACTGCATCCGGATATCTACGATGCTTCACGGCTCAAAAATTTTGAAAATGAAATGCACTGGTCCAACTGGATTCCACCTCAACTGGTCCGCGCAGACTTCTCTATATCCACACCCAACAGGGCTGAACAGAACGCAGACCGGGAAATAGAAAAACAGCTCGAAAACCTGAAAAAGCACATTCTGGGCTTGATGGCCCAGATTGACCCCAGACAAAAAACTCACTTCCTGAAGCCCGATGCAGCAAACGTAACGCAGGACAAATTTGCATCACTCTATAAACAAATTTCTACAAGAGCGACAAAGCTCAATGCCGCAGGACAAACAGCGCAAGCTCTCGATGTTGCTGCAATCCTACTATCTCTTTATCCGCTGGAGAAACATGCGGTCCTTCTCTTCATGGACACACTCATCAAAAACGATGACTTCTCAACCTGCTACAGTGTTGGATCGCTATACCTATCACTCTGGAATCTGGAACGCCATATTCTAGAGCGTATGTCTCATAGTCTGTGCGGTCAGGCAGATATTCCGGAAAACAAAGAAAAAGCTCTCGGCTTTCTTGAAGGTGCGACCCTGCTGGCCCCGGACTATCACTTAGCATGGATGAAGAAATTCGAATTCCAAATAGCAGGAAAACTCTACCGAACAGCAGAACGTACCAGAAAACAAGCTGCAGACCTCGGTATAAAACTACCTTCTGTTAAGCTGCCGGACTCAGCAAAAACTGCAGGTAATGTAAAACACATCTGGTATATAACAAATGCCTTCGGCTACATTGGAGGAGGAGTTAACGGGGTTTCTCAAGCAAAATTCATGACACTGGGCAGTCTTCTTGCTAACGACGATCTGTGCAATGTTACGATGATAACTCCGCTAACAATCGCCCTACCTGCTGGAATTGCAGAGTTTTCCCGCCAGTATCATATCCCGCGAGAAAGAGAAGATGCTTCATGGCCGGATTTTATTGCAACGGTCAGAACGGAACCGCAAAGCCATCTAGGCATAACCGATCAAGACGAATTTAACGGAGAATGGCTTCCCTGTCGCCTCCCAGAAGGGAAACCGGACTTAATAGTCATTGAAGGCGTAAGAACCGAGCCTCACGAATTCCTGACCGGATTAGGCCTGAACGTTGACTGCCCGCGGTTATATATGCACCACAACTCTCCCTACCACTACTCCGGCGAGATTACAGATGAAGGTTCCTTGCCGGTAATGCTGAAAGCATTGGAGCAATACACATACAATGTCAGTGTGTCTAAAACCGTAACAGATGAATGGAAAGCCTTACCCGAACAACGTGATAAAAAATGGTTCAGCATCGTCAACTGCATCAGGGAAGATGAGGCTGCCGAAGTCCGTTCCCGTTCTGTTCAGGAAGTACGCCGGGAAATTGGCGTTCCTGAACAGGAATTTTTGATTCTCTGCCTTGCCAGCGTACAGCACCGTAAGGGGCAGGACATTCTCCTAAATCAAATGAATGAGATTCTCGAAGAACTTCCCAATGCACGAGTAATTTTCGTCGGCCCGGTACTGCCTGACCGCGGAGGAGTGGACATCGTGGAGATGAGCAAGAACCAGCCATATTCACATCGAGTGCACTTTGTAGGGGCCAAAGAAAACGCCCTTGATTACATCTATGCCTGTGACCTGCTGGTCTTACCCTCGCGGGAAGAAGCTCTGCCGCTTTCAATCATGGAAGCGATGTCCTTAGGCAGAACCTGCGTAGCTTCTGACGTCTACGGCATACCTGAAATGATTGTTCACGGAGAAACCGGGCTGATGTTTTCGTTGGACAAACAAGAGGATTTGTCCGAGCACATAATCCGGTTAGGTAAAAATAACAAAGAACGTGAAGAAATGGCTGCAAAAGCCGAAATCCGTTACCGGGAAAACTTTTCACGGAAAAGGCATGCTGAAAGATGGCGCGAAGTTTTGAGGGAAATACAAGCACTAGAAAACTAA
- a CDS encoding methyltransferase domain-containing protein yields the protein MAKKTPYRTIVPERTPAGEMIKTITRFAPSWKTNAWTMHEMITRESLQDAIANDQNVIFFTHWGTRGKGEDVSKPLLRRESLTALALLSEMQKSGDVEVVSLLDLLKEEEGKSLEQEINRCGEYHTYNTHPELDNYYKVHFAKDRVGFFSAIVDNLGLKGDFFLDAGGGTGNLCFPASQKFSNVVCMDKNPEALNAALSISTSLQLNNIHFKVGNLEDKNFGSNVFDVICARGVIHLADHDKVLSQFHDVARKNATVMITVNGDGFYQHAICEKKMNVEKYSRLLWNTFHRRVGGDSVLVEVLNNQSISDSILECAEDSILDHVMDVVPTRMEKVIRNYCPELKSLVGEYALNYLFFLAKQNGMELSSAQESRAGTVIVPEKNSWACHYPEEFLELAQRAGYSNSFWQHQSFFSPDQSEDDYHQGLLKIWFALLIK from the coding sequence TTGGCCAAAAAAACTCCTTACCGCACAATTGTGCCAGAGCGTACCCCCGCTGGAGAGATGATCAAGACGATCACACGATTCGCTCCATCATGGAAAACAAATGCCTGGACTATGCATGAAATGATAACTCGGGAGTCACTTCAGGATGCAATTGCTAACGACCAGAATGTTATCTTCTTTACACACTGGGGCACTAGAGGGAAGGGAGAAGATGTTTCTAAGCCACTTTTAAGGCGTGAAAGTCTTACTGCTTTAGCTTTACTTTCCGAGATGCAGAAAAGTGGTGACGTTGAAGTTGTTTCACTTCTGGATTTGTTAAAAGAAGAAGAAGGTAAGTCCTTAGAGCAAGAAATTAATCGTTGTGGTGAGTATCATACGTACAACACTCATCCTGAATTGGATAATTATTATAAAGTTCATTTTGCGAAAGATAGAGTGGGCTTTTTTTCTGCGATCGTAGATAACTTGGGTTTGAAAGGTGACTTCTTTCTTGATGCAGGTGGAGGGACTGGGAATCTTTGTTTTCCTGCCAGCCAAAAATTCTCAAATGTTGTTTGTATGGATAAAAATCCAGAAGCGTTAAATGCCGCTCTGAGTATTTCAACTTCTTTGCAGCTTAACAACATTCATTTCAAAGTAGGAAATTTGGAGGATAAAAATTTCGGGTCAAACGTGTTTGACGTAATTTGTGCTCGAGGAGTAATCCACCTCGCCGACCATGATAAAGTTCTTTCTCAATTTCATGATGTTGCACGTAAAAATGCTACGGTAATGATCACTGTTAACGGAGATGGGTTTTATCAGCACGCAATTTGTGAGAAAAAAATGAATGTTGAAAAGTATTCTCGTTTACTGTGGAATACATTTCATAGGCGTGTTGGTGGAGATAGTGTGTTAGTTGAGGTGCTTAATAATCAGTCTATTTCAGACTCCATATTGGAGTGTGCTGAGGACTCTATCCTTGATCATGTGATGGATGTGGTGCCTACTCGGATGGAAAAGGTTATCCGTAACTATTGCCCGGAACTAAAGTCTCTTGTTGGCGAATATGCACTTAATTACCTATTCTTTTTAGCAAAGCAAAATGGGATGGAGCTTTCTTCTGCACAAGAAAGCCGTGCTGGAACGGTCATTGTTCCAGAAAAGAATTCTTGGGCATGTCATTACCCTGAGGAGTTTTTGGAGTTAGCTCAACGTGCTGGCTACAGTAATAGTTTTTGGCAGCATCAAAGCTTTTTTTCACCGGATCAAAGTGAAGATGATTATCATCAAGGTCTTTTAAAAATCTGGTTTGCACTGCTAATAAAATAA
- a CDS encoding N-acetylneuraminate synthase family protein, with the protein MTSRKYSYPIFIAEISSNHCCDLKRCYDFIDTATRIGCGAVKFQLFKINELFAPEILAQSAKHRERVRWELPERFIPLLAKRCQEQQIAFSCTPFYLDAVDILTPHVDFFKIASYELLWTDLLVKCAASGKPIVLSTGMAEMNEIEAAVQTLREAGCVDLTLLHCVSGYPAPVEQANLAAMQTMKDKFNCKIGWSDHTVSEAVIQRAIHKYDAQVIELHLDLDETGEEYKFGHCWLPEQVKKMIRSIQEGFAADGDGIKKPVEAELPDREWRADPVDGLRPLKSIRKTWKAD; encoded by the coding sequence ATGACAAGTAGAAAATACTCTTATCCCATCTTCATAGCCGAAATCTCCAGCAACCACTGCTGCGATCTTAAGCGATGCTACGATTTCATTGATACAGCTACGCGAATCGGCTGTGGAGCTGTAAAATTCCAATTATTCAAGATCAATGAACTGTTCGCTCCAGAAATTCTTGCCCAGAGTGCCAAGCATCGGGAACGAGTTCGCTGGGAATTGCCTGAACGTTTTATCCCATTACTTGCAAAGCGTTGCCAAGAACAACAAATAGCCTTTTCCTGCACTCCATTCTATCTTGATGCTGTCGATATTCTGACGCCGCATGTGGACTTCTTTAAAATAGCTTCTTACGAACTGCTCTGGACCGACCTGCTTGTAAAATGTGCGGCCAGCGGCAAACCGATCGTTCTTTCCACCGGAATGGCTGAGATGAATGAGATCGAGGCAGCTGTACAAACCTTACGCGAGGCAGGATGCGTTGACCTGACCCTGCTGCACTGTGTATCCGGCTATCCCGCCCCGGTGGAACAGGCCAATCTTGCGGCCATGCAGACCATGAAAGATAAATTCAATTGCAAAATCGGCTGGTCTGACCATACAGTGAGCGAAGCCGTCATCCAGCGAGCAATCCATAAGTATGACGCACAGGTGATTGAGCTGCATCTTGATCTTGATGAAACCGGCGAAGAATACAAATTCGGACACTGCTGGTTACCAGAGCAGGTGAAAAAAATGATCAGAAGCATTCAAGAAGGCTTTGCTGCTGACGGTGATGGGATTAAGAAACCAGTTGAAGCTGAGTTGCCTGACCGAGAGTGGCGCGCCGATCCTGTGGACGGACTTCGCCCCCTGAAATCAATAAGAAAAACATGGAAAGCAGATTAA
- a CDS encoding PfkB family carbohydrate kinase → MASADSKIKNVSELAEIAKELRESGKRIVLCHGVFDLLHIGHIRYFNQAKEHGDVLIVTLTPDHYVDKGPDRPAFTEILRAEALASLGETDYVAINEWPTAEETLRAIRPHVYAKGDEFKDIDNDPLGKIGKEADVVREIGAELVFTSDIVYSSSNLINRYLNRNSEELDEYLKMFRKRYELDDVLGHLERMQNLKVLIIGDTILDEYQITSTLGKSSKDPILALKYQSHELYAGGALAVANHVANFAGEVTLLTMLGEKERYENFIREKLDSKISTNFFTRLKGPTTLKRRFIDSYSLNKVMEIYVMDDSPLPEHVEQEICSELDKIISEYDLVLAADFGHGLISPAVVDMLVKKSPYLAVNTQANAGNRGFNTIGKYSQMDFFSLAEHELRLETRDQINELRPLLIETGDRLKTKMCLVTQGSRGCSLYNPASEFVRIPSFQSNVVDRVGAGDALFSIAAMSACMGLHEELVGFLGNIAGSLAVQIMGNDRAIDKQSMRKYITATMK, encoded by the coding sequence ATGGCCAGTGCGGACAGTAAAATAAAAAATGTTTCAGAACTTGCAGAAATCGCGAAGGAACTGCGCGAAAGCGGCAAGCGGATAGTGCTCTGCCACGGAGTCTTCGATTTGCTGCACATCGGACACATCCGCTATTTCAATCAGGCCAAAGAACACGGGGATGTATTAATTGTCACCCTGACCCCGGATCATTATGTAGACAAAGGCCCGGACCGTCCTGCCTTCACCGAAATCCTGCGCGCCGAAGCATTGGCCTCACTTGGAGAGACCGATTACGTAGCCATAAATGAATGGCCCACAGCCGAAGAGACCTTGCGCGCCATCCGCCCGCACGTCTACGCCAAGGGAGATGAGTTCAAAGACATAGACAATGATCCGCTGGGCAAAATCGGTAAGGAAGCTGATGTGGTTCGCGAGATCGGCGCAGAATTGGTCTTCACCTCAGATATAGTCTACAGCTCCTCCAACCTGATCAACCGCTACCTTAACCGCAACAGTGAAGAGCTGGACGAATACCTCAAAATGTTCCGCAAACGCTACGAGCTGGACGATGTGCTGGGCCATCTGGAACGCATGCAGAACCTCAAGGTACTCATCATCGGTGATACTATCCTTGATGAATACCAAATCACTTCCACACTGGGTAAATCATCAAAGGACCCCATCCTTGCCCTGAAATACCAATCCCATGAACTCTATGCCGGGGGCGCGCTGGCTGTAGCCAACCATGTTGCCAACTTTGCCGGGGAAGTAACCCTTTTGACTATGCTCGGTGAAAAAGAACGCTACGAAAATTTCATCCGCGAAAAGCTGGACTCCAAAATCAGCACCAATTTTTTCACCCGACTCAAAGGTCCAACCACCCTCAAGCGCAGGTTCATAGACAGCTATTCCCTGAACAAAGTCATGGAAATATACGTCATGGACGACAGCCCGTTACCCGAACATGTGGAACAGGAAATTTGCTCTGAGCTGGACAAAATAATTTCCGAATACGATCTCGTACTGGCTGCGGACTTCGGGCACGGCCTGATCAGTCCCGCAGTGGTGGACATGCTGGTAAAAAAATCTCCCTACCTTGCGGTAAATACGCAGGCCAATGCCGGTAACCGTGGCTTCAATACCATAGGCAAATATTCGCAGATGGACTTTTTCTCACTGGCAGAGCATGAACTGCGCTTAGAGACTCGCGACCAGATCAACGAACTGCGCCCATTGCTCATTGAAACCGGAGACCGCCTAAAGACCAAAATGTGTCTGGTAACCCAAGGCAGCAGAGGCTGTTCGCTTTACAACCCAGCCAGTGAATTTGTACGCATCCCCTCCTTCCAGTCCAATGTTGTCGACCGTGTCGGAGCCGGTGACGCTTTGTTTTCCATTGCAGCCATGTCCGCCTGTATGGGGTTACATGAAGAACTGGTCGGTTTCCTCGGAAATATTGCCGGATCACTGGCAGTACAGATCATGGGGAATGACCGGGCCATCGACAAGCAATCCATGCGTAAATACATAACCGCAACAATGAAATAA